Proteins from one Sinomonas terrae genomic window:
- a CDS encoding IclR family transcriptional regulator: MKGIRVATRALPENYNLESVARAVSVLKALESAEASSLERVARISGLSESTALRYLSSLANHDLVERDPESGHYRLGLTLFTFGTAAIRQRNIMSLAAPMLDLLHERFDETINLAARQNGQVMVLQVLESTRPMRKGVAAGGIDSWHATALGKAILACLPDTDVEAILSRYNAARFTPNTLVESHALLADLAAARSRGYAIDDEESEEGLRCVGVAIRVQSGAPDYALSISGPKSRMPYSRLQEIGTAILESGRELSVELGWTPPAQDASHPAAS, encoded by the coding sequence ATGAAGGGCATCAGGGTGGCCACTCGAGCACTGCCGGAGAATTACAATCTCGAATCTGTCGCCCGCGCAGTTTCGGTGCTGAAAGCGCTGGAATCGGCGGAAGCGAGTTCTCTCGAAAGGGTGGCACGGATTTCGGGCTTGAGTGAATCCACGGCTCTGCGCTATCTTTCGAGCCTCGCCAACCACGATCTCGTGGAGCGCGATCCGGAATCCGGCCATTACCGCCTCGGCCTGACCCTCTTCACTTTCGGGACTGCGGCAATCCGTCAACGCAACATCATGAGCCTTGCCGCGCCGATGCTGGATCTGCTGCATGAACGCTTCGACGAGACTATCAATCTCGCGGCCCGCCAGAATGGGCAGGTGATGGTCCTCCAAGTGCTCGAGAGCACTCGGCCGATGCGGAAGGGGGTCGCGGCCGGCGGAATTGACTCCTGGCATGCGACCGCGCTGGGAAAGGCTATTCTGGCGTGCCTACCCGACACGGACGTCGAAGCAATTCTGAGTCGCTACAATGCCGCGCGATTCACCCCGAATACCCTGGTCGAGTCCCATGCGCTGCTCGCGGACCTCGCCGCGGCCCGCAGCCGCGGTTACGCGATCGACGACGAGGAATCCGAGGAGGGCCTCCGGTGTGTGGGCGTGGCGATCAGAGTCCAGTCGGGGGCCCCGGACTACGCGTTGAGCATCTCCGGGCCCAAGAGCCGTATGCCCTATTCCAGGCTGCAGGAGATCGGAACGGCGATTCTGGAATCGGGCAGGGAGCTCTCTGTCGAACTCGGATGGACCCCTCCGGCTCAGGACGCCTCGCATCCTGCGGCCTCCTGA